A stretch of the Candidatus Bathyarchaeota archaeon genome encodes the following:
- a CDS encoding THUMP domain-containing protein: protein MIKDFNLLISTARGNERHACSEIWYLLGELGDKTAEITPTGIVGLIVAKTALNPKLVIVQLKEILKDKPWEFRYVLKVTPIEKVVKTSLEEIERETLNLIHEIENNETYRITVQKRRSSLKSMNIIEAIAKHVNRKVNLTNPDKIFMVQILGELTGLSVLKPDQILSIEKEKRLL, encoded by the coding sequence TTGATTAAAGATTTTAACTTATTAATTTCAACAGCTAGAGGAAATGAACGTCACGCTTGTAGTGAAATTTGGTATTTACTTGGTGAACTAGGCGATAAAACAGCTGAAATAACCCCTACAGGAATTGTTGGTTTAATCGTCGCGAAAACAGCGCTTAACCCTAAGCTTGTGATTGTTCAATTAAAAGAAATTTTAAAAGATAAACCTTGGGAGTTTCGTTATGTTTTAAAGGTTACCCCCATAGAAAAAGTTGTTAAAACTAGCCTTGAAGAGATAGAAAGGGAAACCTTAAACTTAATTCATGAAATAGAAAATAATGAAACATATAGGATTACTGTTCAAAAAAGGCGAAGCTCTCTTAAATCAATGAATATTATTGAAGCTATAGCAAAGCATGTTAACCGTAAAGTTAACTTAACAAATCCTGATAAAATTTTTATGGTTCAAATTTTAGGAGAGTTAACTGGATTATCAGTTTTAAAACCTGATCAAATATTATCTATAGAAAAAGAGAAACGTCTTCTCTAA
- a CDS encoding phosphoribosyltransferase: MKFLTPDWNEIYDMCIKLADKIKKSGFSPNLIVGVARGGWIPARILSDLLENSNVASVRVEFYVDVAKTSQSPKITQGISIPPIGKTVLVVDDVADTGKSLKAVIEYLYNLGAKEVKAATLHYKPQSIIKPEFYIEETDAWIVYPHERFEFMKSMVKKLRDEGKKVNEIKTEIASLGLPKDIVNKFVEELYYKGKP; encoded by the coding sequence ATGAAGTTTTTAACTCCAGATTGGAATGAGATTTACGATATGTGCATTAAATTAGCAGATAAAATTAAGAAAAGTGGCTTTTCACCAAATTTAATAGTTGGAGTAGCTAGAGGCGGATGGATACCTGCTAGAATTTTATCTGATCTTCTTGAAAACTCTAATGTAGCAAGTGTAAGAGTAGAATTTTACGTTGACGTCGCTAAAACTTCTCAATCGCCTAAAATAACCCAGGGAATTTCAATTCCTCCCATAGGAAAAACAGTGCTTGTGGTTGATGATGTGGCAGATACAGGAAAAAGCTTAAAGGCTGTTATTGAATATTTATACAATCTTGGAGCTAAAGAGGTTAAGGCAGCAACGCTTCATTATAAACCTCAAAGTATAATTAAACCAGAGTTTTATATTGAGGAAACTGATGCTTGGATAGTTTATCCGCATGAGCGTTTTGAATTTATGAAAAGTATGGTTAAAAAATTAAGAGATGAAGGCAAAAAAGTGAATGAAATAAAAACTGAAATAGCAAGCTTAGGTTTACCTAAAGATATAGTTAATAAATTTGTTGAGGAACTATATTATAAAGGTAAACCGTAA